One Mycobacterium sp. SMC-4 DNA window includes the following coding sequences:
- a CDS encoding DUF3263 domain-containing protein — MALDTLTDLERAMLDLEQQWWATAAGKEDGIRALGLSPTRYYQLLGRLLATEKAVAYAAVSVNRLRRIALSRENRRPGYETIGTS, encoded by the coding sequence GTGGCTCTGGATACCCTGACCGACCTCGAACGAGCGATGCTCGACCTGGAACAGCAGTGGTGGGCCACCGCCGCCGGCAAAGAGGACGGCATCCGCGCGCTGGGGTTGTCGCCGACTCGCTACTACCAGCTGCTCGGTCGGCTGCTGGCCACCGAGAAGGCGGTCGCGTACGCAGCCGTCAGCGTGAACCGGCTACGACGGATCGCCCTCTCTCGTGAAAACCGGCGACCGGGCTACGAAACCATCGGCACGTCCTAG
- a CDS encoding ImmA/IrrE family metallo-endopeptidase, translated as MGKYDPWGDLNQRSYLTVDFIDLPGGRRGVLCGDVILIDRHQLQVERRCTLAHELVHDERRVFPAAPALRAREETLVERTAARRLIELPDLVDALRACSTRCADELADHLWVDPPMLAARMDSLDPLEVAELEHHLEDQWLWIP; from the coding sequence TCAACCAGCGCAGCTATCTGACCGTCGACTTCATCGACCTTCCAGGCGGCCGACGCGGCGTGCTCTGCGGCGATGTCATCTTGATCGACCGCCATCAGCTGCAGGTAGAGCGGCGCTGCACACTCGCACATGAACTGGTGCACGACGAGCGCCGCGTCTTCCCGGCTGCGCCGGCGCTGCGGGCACGCGAGGAGACGCTCGTCGAGCGCACCGCGGCGCGCCGGCTCATTGAGCTACCGGACCTCGTGGACGCGCTTCGGGCGTGTTCGACACGGTGCGCCGATGAGCTCGCAGACCACCTGTGGGTCGATCCGCCCATGCTGGCAGCCCGCATGGACAGCCTCGACCCGCTAGAGGTCGCCGAGCTCGAACACCACCTGGAGGACCAGTGGCTCTGGATACCCTGA